In Nitrosarchaeum sp., the sequence AATATGCGGTTCAATGGTATTCACATTTTTGTCCTCACAGGTTGATCCTGCATCTACAACAAGAATTGCAGCATATGTTGTTGGCGGAATAGGATTTTTGGGGGCAGGCATGATAATAAAAGGAGGAAAAGACATCTACAATCTCACAACAGCTGCAAGCATATGGTTTGCAGCCTCCATTGGTATGGCTATTGGATTTGAATATTACTTTCTTGCAATTATTGGAATTGTGGTATGTGCGCTTACTCCCCGTATCCCTCATTTTCAAAAAATTTCACGAAGAAATGGAAAAAAATCTGAAGGTGTAAATACCGAAGACGATTATACTCAACCGTTAGATTCTGATTAAAAATTTAGAAATATTATTCGTAAATCTTTTTGCTAATCTCAGTTTGTTTTATGACCTAAAAATTTTTCAAAATACATTTTATCTATAAGATTATGAAATTTACGATAAGTTATGTTGTGAGATGAGAAATTTTTCTTTGGTTCAGATATCTGATGTTTTATTTCTGAATCTTGTCCATGTTTAGATAATGTTCTGTAGATAAATGGTTTAGCAATTACCGGAGTAATTATTGTAGTAAGAAAACCTATTGCAATTACAACTGAAAACAACGCTGTATCAATTAGTCCTAAGGAATACCCAATTGACGCAATAGCCATCTCTACCATTCCTCTTCCATTCATAAGACAGCCTATGGCAACGCTTTCGTTATTTGAAAATCTTGTAATTCTTGCTGCAAGAAATCCGCCGACAATTTTTGATGCAACTGCCACAGAAAATAACGCAAGAAAGAGTGGCGCAGAATCTGTTAGTGACATAAGATCAAACTCTAAACCTATGAAGACAAAGAAAAGAGGCGCAAAAAAGCCAAAGGTAATTCCAGAGATTAATTTAGAATTATGATGGTGTATCTTTTCTCCCCAAAATTTACTGCCAAAAATTAATCCAGCAAAAAATGCACCAATAATAAAATGAAGATTAAAGTAATGCGCAAACAATGCAATTGAAATTCCAAGCGATAAAAGAATTCCAACACTTGCTTCTTTTGTTTTTAGTTTTTCAATAAATGGCTCAACTCTTTGAGAAGTAATGTTGGTCTTTTTCATGACAAAAACTACTGCTGCAAGCACTGCAAAAAAGATAGTAATTTTTGCACCCATTAACCCTACTTCATAATAATCAAATGAAGTCTGTGTGCCTGTTGGATAAATGAGAATTAAAGAAAACACAATCATTGCCATGATGTCGTTGATTAGAGCTGCAGTGATCACCGTTGTTCCAATTTTACTCTTCAAGATTCCAAATTCCATAAGTATCATCGAGCTTACTGGAATTGCTGTAATTGATAACAGTAAACCTACAAAAAGTGATTGTATTTGTCCTAGACCAAAAAATAGACTTGTATAATATCCAGACACAAATGGGATGGTAAATCCAACAATGGCAAGTAAAAACGCAGGTTTAGTTGATTTTCGAATTTCACTTAGATTCAATTCAAGACCTGCCATGAATATCAAGAAAAACACGGCAACATTTGCGAGAATTGTCATGGAATCATCAGGTGAAAGAATTGCCAAAAGAGATGGTCCTAAAATTACTCCTGCCAGCAATTCTCCAACAAGGGAGGGTTGTTTCATCCGACGGAATAATTCCCCTAGTATTCGAGCTAACGCTAGAGAAAGTACAAGTGTTAAAAGCAAATGTTCTATTTGCAACTAGTAATTACTTTGTAACACTGATTAAATCCTAGATTTTTTTGAAAAAAACAACACCCAGTTTAAATATGAAAAACAAAGTCAGATACAAAATTGTTTTAGGGTATGATGATAAAATTAATCTAAAAGATCCTTCATAACATAATCGTTATGAAAGAAGCCGATGTCAAAGAGGCACTAGAGATGCTTGCAACTTGGGCTGACGTCACCAGGACAAAAATTACCGAGCTTCAAGAAGCACTAAGAAACATCACCTCTTTAGTTGAGATGCGAAGATACGAATCATTACTAAATAATGAATTAAATGACATCAAAAACATCGAACGTCTTATCCAACTAATTCGATCTGAGCAACCAAACCCTTAAGTTCATTTCATTATTTTACGTCTCATTGAATGAGCCTCAACGAAGATCAAAGGCATGGTATGTTTTGCCAATTGTTTTTGGAATTATTGGAGGTCTAGTTTCGTACTTTATTGTAAAAAAGGATGATCCAAAATTAGGAAAAAACTGTCTCATTGTTGGCGTTATTCATTTTATCATTGATATCGTTATTGGAGTTATCATGATAATGTTTTCTGAATTTGATCGTTTGACATAATTTTCAATAATTGCAAAATCTTTAAGTCTCGAATTTTCCAAAAATTACTTAATTGGATTTTAAAAATGATTTAGAGGCATTACAAACTGCTATTCTTGAGACAGAGCAAAGAATCAAAAAGCTTGAGAAACATAAGGAATCTGTAACCAAAGAACTTGAAGAATCTAGATCTGATTCCTTGGTTGAAACTCTAAGAAGACTAGAACGTAACTTGGATGATCTGCATTACAAGCTGGAATTTTTAATTTCAGAAAGAGACTCTAAAAACAAAGACATGACTTGATATTTTATATTTTCGTAACGTTTATGAAAATATGAAAACCTAAAACAACATGTCACACATTGAGCTGATAAAAAAATTCTATGACGCTTTTAAAAATAAAGACACTGAAAAGTACCCTCTGTTTTGTAATGAAAAAATAGAATGGATAACAATGGATGGGATGCCAAACGGCGGAAAATATGTCGGATTAGAAGCAATCTTTGGAGATTATTTTCCTGGTATGCTGAAAAATTTTTCAGAATTTCATGCAGTTGCTGAACAGTTTTTGGATGCTGTTGATAACGTTATAGTCATTGGAAGGTATCAAGGCATCTCAAAAAAAGGCAACAAGTTTGATGTTCCCTTTTCACACGTTTACCAGATAAAAGACAACAAAATTACTCAATTCAGACAATTCACTGACACAAAGAAGATTCAAGATTCTCTTGTTTGATCACGCCATTTTATGATGGATGATTGGTTTTTAGATAATGATAAATATATGACCTGTATATACTAGGTCGACCTAGTGATGATAACTCATGTTGAGCCTACATTGGAATTATACGAGCGTGAAAGGATAATTTTTGAATGCATAAAAAACAACCCTGAAATGCACCATAATGCTCTGTTAAAGAAGATTGTGCCAGAGTATATGGCAAAAACAACCTTTGAGAAGACCAGGGATTCGCTAATTGACAAAGAGATTATCTTTGTAGAGAAAAAGGCAAACATGAAATTTTATGTTCCAACATCAAACTATTCTACAAAATTTCAGCAACATGTTGAAAGGATTACAAACACTGCATTTCACAATCTTAAAAACTACATAAAAAAACTAGACGAAGATTACCGCCACAAAGACGTAAACGAAAAGATCAAAATTACAAATTCTGTACTGAAAAACCTGCTGCAAACTGACAACGGATTCACACTTTTGGATTCAAACAAAAATCCAAAAAAAACTCTATACCGTGATGAGCATCTAGAAATCCAGCAACTAATCCATCATGTCTTTGACATAATTCAAAATGATAAAGATCACGATACAATTTTTCCAACAGTGATGAGCTATCTTTATTCAAGTATGCCTAAAAGCTATCAGGAAGTAGAATAACTTGAGACTCGTTTTTATTCTGGAGTGTTTAACCATCTGTGAAAATGGGACTTCTTTACACTAAATTCTATATTGATTTTGAACCAACAGAGTGGAAAGAATTATCAAGCAATCCCGTAATTTTTGAAACTATTGCAGACGGTGTTTCTCTGGAGATTTATGACACGTCTCAAAATTCATACAAACTAAAATTCAGAAAAGGCGGTAGAATACAGATATTTCGAGTAGTTGGAAAATTCCGTCTAACTTGGGATGACAACGATCTCATTTTGGAAAACAAGCAATAAAGTAATAATGGGATTTGTTCTAGTTTGAATAATGTCGCTGCAAGATCAAGTCAAAGAGATTCTAAATAATTTTGATAATGTCTCATCTGATAAAATCATAGATATTCTAAACCAGATTCAACCCCATCTTAAAAGTGAAATTACCCAAGACTACCTAAAAGGGAAGATTAATGGTATTTTAGGCATGACTGATGAGGCTGAAAAGAAAAAGTTCTGCAAGACCCTGATGCCTTACCTTGATTGGTATGTTCAAGGAAATACCTAATCTGAAAATTGGTTGATTTTATCTAGTGCGTTTTTTACTAAGTCTAGGTCTTTTTTTACAAACGGCAAATCTCCGACCAGTTTTAAAAAATACTCGTGTCCGGTATTTTGCGCCTTGTTGATATCTGACTCGTAACATGAGAGCGCCTTTACAAGAAATGATCTGTCCTCACTTAGCGAGTTTAGAACCATATCATCTGACAGCGCATCTTTGATCTTTTTTGTCATCTCATCTATCTTTGGAATTGTCTTCATGGCTTCTTGCTGAAGCAGTGAGCCAAACATTGCTGATGAGTCCTTTAACTCAGGGCTGCTCCCAAGAGTTTTTAGTCTTTTTTTATAATGATTCAATGATCTTAGAATAATTTCGTATCCTCCCTCGTCTTTGAGATAAATTGCACCAAGCCAAATCTTGTCTGACAATTTTTAAAGTTAAATCGCAGTCCTATTATAATTTTTGAACTGACTATTTTTGGATGATTGGCACTAGTATGATTTCTTCTTTCTATTAATATATCAGAATCACGTAATTGAACTATGAATATCAAAAATGAATTTGGTATGATCCAACTGCTTGCATGCTGTCCTAACTGCAATGGCTCTGCTCTTTACTGTGGAAAGATACCAACTGCAATAAAAGAAATGGCAAACAAGGAAGTATTATTTTGCAAACAGTGCAAGTTTATTGTTCCCGTAGAGGAATTCAAAAATATATTGGCTAGCTGCTAAAACTAGAAAATAATTCTAATCTTGTAAGTTGGGATGTTCGTCATAGTCTTCAATGATTGGAGCCGGCTTTCTATTCATAAGATACAGCAAAAATCCTGCTATGGATACGCCTATCCCAAGCAACCCGGTAAATGTCCCTGTGTGTTTTATTGCAGAAAAGAATTTTTTCTCATCAGGATCTGTAGTTGTTACACCTTGCATTCCATAAAACAATATCAAACCAAACAAAATCATAACTCCACCTGCAATAACGATTACAGTCCCGCTTTTCATTAAATTCTAAACCTTGTTCCATCTAATAAATATCGATATTTTTTATTTCAAATTTTTCCAAAAAAATGTGGTTGATTTTATACACCGTAATCCCTTTAACTCAAAACAACTTTTGTCTTGTATGAATGTCTTGTTTTTGATCTTTATTCTGACGATATCTTCTGTGTCTTTTAGTAGTGCAGCATTTGCGGCAAGTTATGACATCAACATGCCGACTGGCTCTGCAAGTCCTGACGCCCCATTTTTTTGGCAAAATGAAAAATCTGGATTAGCTACTGGTGACATTGATATCTCTGTTGGAGATACTGTTGTATGGCAAAACGCAGATACTGCAAAACATACCATTACATCTGGAACTGTCGAGGACGGGCCTGATGGCATCTTTGGTGGCTCAAATTTTATCTCGCCTGGGCAATCATACAAATTTACTTTTACACAAACCGGTCAATTCCCGTACTATTGTCTGATTCATCCTTGGATGACTGGAACAGTCTTTGTCACAGATGGGACCAAAATAATTAACCAAGTCGGAAAGACAGTAGGTGATGGCTCTACGACATTTAACGTGGAGTATCTTTCTGACAGACTTCTTACTGTGAGTGCAATTGACGAGGACCAAAAATCAATCACGTTTGAGATAATTGGAAACGCTAAATCCGACGATGGAACATTGAAAATTAAATTACATTCTGATCTAATTGATGGTCCGTTTGTAATTTTTATTGACGGAAAAAAGATCACCGACTTTGATGATACAAATGAAGATGACATCTCCACGGTAACTGTTGTGCTGCCAAATGATGCAAAATTGCTCACAATAATAGGAACGTCTGTTGTACCTGAATTTGGAGTCATGTCAATTGTAATACTTGCAGTTGCTACCACGATTATCATGTTTGCAAGCCAAAAATCTGGATTTAAAATAAAACTCTGATCGGAATCATTTTAAATTTATGAAAATGTGAAATTTGTTTACCTGTTTTTTTATACTTTAGCAAACTATCTCAAAAGTGATTGGAAAGCACTGGCAATATCCAACAATTCACAAATTCCCAAATCATTGAAAAAATTCAATATTTTATAGACACCAATAAAGGTGATGTGGGAAGGCTCTATCACATTTTAGAACATTTCAAACAAAACAAACCCCTTTACCAATCTGACAAAAATTATTTGGAAAGCAAGCTTAATGTATCTTTTGAAATAATTGATGAGAAAAAACCAACCGACAATCCTGTCCTCTCAAAGATTCAATTGCTGATAAACGCTGAAACAGGCGACCCTGGAAGATTGCAGCACATCTATGACATGATATATCAAAACAAACCACTTTATCATTCTGACCAAGTATACCTTGAAAACAAACTCAACGTACAGAATCCCCCTGAGAATAATCTAGTTACAAAATTTGAATATTCTAAAAACCGTCATTCTGCAAAAAAAGAGACAGTTTTTGAGACAAAGCCTCCTGCAAAGCCTCAAGTTCAAAAACTTCGAGGCTCAATGCCAAAGGACTGGTCTCCTCCAGAAAAAAATTCAAACGAGTTGACTGGAATATATGAGAAAATAAAAACAGAAGAAGAATTGCTTGCAGAAAAGAAAAAAGAACACGATCAACTCCAATTGCAACGCTCAAAACTATCTCAGATTATCTTAAACAGAAAAGATTATGAAAAACAGGTCTTACTTGAAAAAACTCTGCTTGAATCTCAAATAAAAGAAGAACATCTCAGCATTCAAAATCAGACAAAACTATCTGAGCAAATTCTTTCACAGAAAGCAGAACTAGAAAAAGTAAAATCTGAAAGAAATGAATTGATGAAGAAAATCTCAGTTGATAAAGAAAAGATAGCAAAAGATTTAGAGTTTCAAAAGAAACAACTCCTCCAGACAAAACTAGAGCAAGAAGAGATTGAAAAGCAGATAAAAGATGAGCAGATTCAGCTTGCTAAAATGGCTGAAGAACAAAAATCAAACCTGCTCAAACAATCCAAAATAGCACGTGAAATAAATGAAAAGCAAGGATATTTGGAAAAAACCAAAAAAGAATATGAAGAAATCGTATCTCAGGTAAACCTTGAAAAAAGCAAACTAGTTGAATGTGAAAAACTAAAAAAACTAATTGCCACTCAGGAAAAAGATCTGATAAAAGCACAAAAAGAACGACTAAAGATAAACCAGATAATATCAAAAGAAAAAGAAACCATTGCCAAAAAAACAAAAGAGGAACAGGCAAAACTAAAGCAGCAAAGCGTCCTTGCAAAACAGCTAGCGTCTGAAAAAAAGAAGCTGGAAAAAATAAAACAAGAACGCAAAAAAGTTGAAGAAAAGATCAAAAAATCAAAAACAAGAGCATCTAGTAAAAAATCAAAGGCAAAATCTGCCAATTCTGAGCCTAAAATAGCAAAAGCTGAAAATATGGATTCTGCCTAGACTGTCTGCATCTAGTCCAGAAGATTCACAATCATGTCGCTCATTGTTAATCACTTCTTTGAATTAAACTAATTTTGAATTGTTTTTGTAAAATGAAGTTACTTGCCGCATTGGTATTTTTGTCGTTTAGCATAATTCCTGTTGCATACGGTTCTGAAATTACTGGCACTCCTAAAATGGAAGTGTTTGGTCCTAATGACTGGATTACTGTTTTTGTAGTTGTTGACGGATATGCTGGCGGTTCTGTTGAATGGACTGCAACTCAACCAGATGGCAAAGTAATTGCTGGCTCTCTTCCAAGCTTGCAAGCATCAAAGGCAACACACAACATTATTCGAACAGCATTTGATAATCAGTTTGGTAATTGGACAATTCAGTACAATTACAAAGACACTCAAAAAACAGTTGGCGTTTTTGTCGAACCCTTGGAAGTAAAAATCACTACTGACAAAGATATCTATAGTAAATTTGATAAAGCAATTGTAGCATTTTCTACAAACTATTACGAGTCAAGTGCATCAAAAGCTGAAACCTTACATGTAAAAATTCTAGATGATAATGGTTCTCCTGCAAAACTAGTTGAGGAATATAACACCAAAGTATCGCAAGCAAGTATCATAGAGTACTTTTCAATGGATAATTTGCTAAAACACAATCCTTCTGGAACTTATCACATAGTTGCAAAATATTATTCAGTAGAAGTTGATGTACCATTTGTTGCTTCAAGTGTAAACGCAGAGACCAACATCTTCATGGGCAGCGACAAAAACCTCTATGATCCTGGTGACCCAGTTGAAATCAACATAGTCGTGCCTGAGATTTCACTAAATTCTGGAGTTTTGACAATAACATATCCGTCTGGAAAGACAAACACCACAACTATTTCTCCAGTTGCTCCATTAAATCGAATAAAATATGAAGATGTAACTACTGAGATTGGAACTTTTACTGCCAAGTTTGTGTATGGCCCAAACATTGCAACAAAAACTTTTGACGTACTTGCAGAAACACTAGAAAAACCAATGTACAAATCTAAAAACATTGAAGACACAGTTGCAATTCCTCAATGGGTCAGAAACAATGCTGACTGGTGGTCTAAAAACCAAATTACCGATTATGATTTTAAAAATGCCTTACAATACATGATAAGAGAAAATATTATTGTAATTCCTGTTTTGCCTAATTCTGATTCGCCTGTGACTGAAATTCCAGGATGGATCAAAAATAATGCAAAATTCTGGGTAAATGGTGAAATCACAGATCAAGAATTTGCAAAGAGCATTGCATTTCTAGTGACCTCAGGTATTATCAAAATCTAAAACACTTCAATAGCTTATATTTGCCAAACTAACTTGGCATCATAATGGTTGCTAAAAAACAAAATCTGCTAAAAATCGTTGAATCAATGATTAACTTGGATCCAAAAATGCGATTTGCTGCAATCATTGATCAAAAGGGAAACATCAGAGAAGCAATAATGAAGAGTGGAAAGACCTCACTAAAAACCCAAAAAGAAGAGGAGCATTTTTGCAAACAGGTTGCTCAAAGAAGAAAGATGAGGCAGGAATTTAATCGAACTTTGGGAAAGGTTCGATACGTTCACGTTGAAAGAGAAAAAGTAACACAGATGGTAACTTACACCAGAAGAAATATCGTATATTTTACAATGGAGCCTGAAATGCCAACTAACACTAAAATCCGAATCATCACAAAAATCAAAAAAATCACAGCTCATCTTTAATTTTAGTACGTTTGCATTTTGCTAAATGACTCTCAAAAAATACATCATAGATTCAAAGATGTTTGAATATGACCGCCATTACCGGGAATGTCAGCAGAGCAACCAGCCGTTTATCAAGGCCAAAATAAATCCAATAAACGGAAATTACCATGTCCAAATCGACATGATGCCATGTGATTACGAGTTTACAGCTGACGGGGAAAAGCAGCTAAAGAAATTATTTGATGACGAGGTTTTGTTTTTGCAGTCATATCCAAAAAATTCGTTTAGTGGAAGCAGCATCAATAAAGAACTGTCTTGGTTTGATGGCGTCCTGCCTGACAGGTTGGTTTTATTTTGTGAAAAACTATACGACATATCTCAGAATTATCACGGATAGATTATTTACACTAATATTGAAATTTGGTAAGAGCAACTCATGTCAAAACCAATTAAGATTTTAATTGACGAGATGGATGACGGTTGGGACGACAAGCTGCGCAAGTTGGGCTATGACGCGTACAGCGTAAAGAAGCTTCGCAGTGACGGCCTAAAACTGCGTACCGATTATTCTGTGATAAATTATGCAAAAGAAAACGGCATGATCCTAATTACACGCGATACTGAAAGCGGTCAAGCATGTGAAGAAAATGATTTGCCGTTCATACTACTTGACAATGAAGAGATTTTCAAGATAGTAGTTGAGAAATTAAAAAATATTTGATCAGTTTACGCTCTCTGTTCCTATCTGAGATATCCTTAGATTTCCTATTACCTCATTTAGAAACTCTTCTTCTGGCTGATGCACAATTATCTCCATCATTCCTTCCCAACAATCGCTTATCTTTCTTGTAATCTGTGAGAACATTCTGTCTTTTTTAAATGTGGGATAGTGTGACAATAGTTTCATCACTCCGTCAATTGATTGTACAATGTGGATAAGATGGATTATTGTTCGCAGTCTTTCTTGAAACTCTAATTTGTTTTGCTCAATTATTTGTTTGAACTCTTTTATGTCCTCAAAGATTATCTCGATCTCTTTATGCACGCCTTTGAGCTGATTGTTTACAGTCTCTGATATGTTGATTATTTGATATTCAATATGGGATTTGCTGTACATCTTTTTTTCCACCTCTCCTGATTCTACAAGCAAACTAATTTCACGGTGAACCATCTTTTCATTTCCAACTCTTTTTATCACTCTGCTTGTAAGCTCATTTCCGCGAATCTTTCCACTCTCGTTTAGCACACGTAAAATTTCAGTTCTAATAATGTCAGAATCCATATTTTTCTTGTATCAAACTCATTCACTTAAACGTACAAGTGAATTTTGTGGCTATCTGGTTATGATCATCTGTTGTACTTTTCTAAAACCTTGAACTCGCCGTCTTTTTTTAACTCTTCAATCAGATCTTCTAAAATTTTAATCCCGTTTATGATTGGCTCTTTGTCTAGTTTTTTGTTTTCTAGCTTTTGCTTTAGTACCATCTTTTCATTGTGTATGAAACTCAAAAGGCTAACTTTGCCCTGTATATCCAAGTTAACGTAAAATTTTACATAATCGCTTGTGGTCTTTATGCCCATGTTTTTGGTGATTTTTTCTACTATTTGATTTATTGTTCTAAATTCTGAGGTTAATGATACATCTATGTGTACTATGAAAAACACACAGAATCTTATCTTTGTGAAATATTTCCTATTGTTATGTCTGAATTGGAATATGACGTTGTAAATTCCCTAAGGGAATCAACTGACAGAAAAATTGAACGACTAGAAAAGAGAATAGAAGATTTGCACATGTACATAGGTCATCTTAATGAGCGACTAAATTATCTAAATGAAAAAATTGCCGACTAGTCATGTCTTCTTTTTTATTTTTCATACGCCTAATTGCAACAATATGACAGGTTTATTTACAATTTCACCTGTAATGTATTATGGACACATGCGATGTTCGCACTCGTGCATACAAAAATGGAAAAACTTTTGCAGAATGCAGAGAAATCGCCGAGTCGATGAATCCATCATTTAAAGAACATATTGAAAAAAATGGAAAAGTTCTGTGGACTGAAATTTTGGAAAAAGTTGATCATGACGAACTAATTTACAAACTGACATTAAAGTATCTCCGACGAGACGGATACGACATTGGGAATCATAAAATTCCTGAAGTGAAAAAATTTATTTCGTAGAATTTATCTTGCAGCTGCCGTCTGGATTTCTGAGTTTTCTTGCCATTATTATCGGCGTTACAAACAACACTGGGATGGATACTGCAATGAAAAATGTTTGCAGCTGTGACAATGCAATGGATAGTGCAATGCCACTAGCAGTTCCGACAAATACTGATAGAAACGTACCTGCACATGTTGGACATGCAATGAACAATCCTGCAGCTGCTCCAACTGTACTTGCGCCTCTTCCTTTTTTTGATATGGTGTACGCGCTAACTGCAATTGACATGTTCAGCCCAACCAAGTATGACACTACTAGTTGAAGCACCAAGTTGATTGGTAGAATTTGCAATCCGACATGCTCTGTTAGATATATTATGACTTTGGGCATGTATCCTAATTGATCACAGCAAGGAGCAACAAACCCTGAAGGTATGGTTGCACCATAATGTGTGATGAAATTTACTTCTGGCTGATACACAAGAGTTCCTGATATCAAAGAAAAGAAAATTCCATACACGATAAATGTAACTAGAAAAATTTTTCTTGATTTGGAATTCCACGTGGTAATTGCAATTATTGACAAAATGTCAGTTCCATTTTTTCGCACTTTTTCTTTATGATACATGTACAGCCCGTATGCTATTGCTCCAAACGCTGCAAGCAGTATGATGTAAAACCCATATGCTATTCTTTGAATCGTATCCATCGCATCTGGTGTGAACACTTCGGGGTTTTGGTATCTTGAATAAATTACAAATATGAACGTCATTACTGCAAATCCTAAAACAATTAGCTTTTTTCCACTACTGGGATACTTCTCTTCCAACATTTTTTTTGTAATTTGTTTATGAATTAATTCTATTCTCTTGCTTGCATTGATCTTGGCTGTAATTTACGCATGAATTTGTATCTGAAATTTTAATTGTCATCTGTTTTGATATATCATTTTGATTGTATGTGATCTGGATCTGAGAAAAATTATTTTCAAATATTTTTTATAAAGTCGTGGAAAACTATCACAAGTTAAAATGATTATCATTAGTATCTTTATAAGCAGTGAATCGAAATGTAAATTGCATAACAATGGAAATTGATCAAGCACAAGAACCAGATTATGAATCAGTAAAAATCGACTATGTTGGATTTGTAGATCCTTATGCAGTTGAAGGAATGCTTGTCCTCAAAGGCGATGATGACAAAGAGTTTCACATGAGAGCATTTTCTGGCGAGGTTGCAAGACACATATCCAGTTTTGTTGACAGCTCTGCTGAATCAGTTCCGTCAGTTTACAAAATGATAGAGGAGATTTGCGAAGAAAATGAACTGATACTAGTCAAGGTAAAAATTTATGAAAGCGGTGAAGTGTTGCGCGCAAATCTATACTTTACTGGAAAAAAGGATCTTGTGCTGCGAAATTATCGTGCATCTGATGCCATGGCATTAGGAGCTCTGTATAACATTCCAATTCTAGTACGCAAAAATCTGCTAAAAGAACACATGGAAGCATAAGTGACATCTGATCACTCTGAAATAAAATTAATCTACAAGTGCAAACTATCCAAATCAAGTGACTGAGACTAAAATAGATGATGCATTAGATATGCTAAACATTTTTGCAGATACAATCCGTTCTACAATAACTGAGCTTGAAAAGCAAATAGCGAATAAAGAAGATGGTGAGATCAAAAGAACATATGAAGTGTTTATGGACATGGAGATAAGCAGAATCTACGCAATTGAGGAGATAATTCGCAAACTAGAGTCTGATGAATAACTAGTTTATCTTGATGATTCCAATCTTTACTAGATGTTCTATTCCACTGATAAAGTCAGCCTCTGTAATCTTGTCTTCTGACCACCATTTTGCATTGTTTCTTACCCACGATGGTATCTCTTGTGTAAAGATACCCGTAGATTCTCTGACTTGACTAACCTTGATGATGTCTTTTTGCACCAAATACTGGATTCCAACTACAAAATCTCTGTCAGTAATTGTTCCACTTGACCACCACTTTGCATTTTGTTTTATCCATTCAGGTATGCCTTGCTCTGCTGGCTTTTCTGATATCGGTTCAAAGATTGGTTGAGGTGTCTCTGCAACTGTAGTATTGATTGGTTTGAATCCATTTGGCGTGTAAATCGATTTTATTTTTTGTACATCGATTGGTTTTATCTTCATTAGCTTCGAGTTCTCATGTGAAAATACTGCCATGATTGACTCTGCATCAACTAGTCCTTTTGCCCAGACTGAATTTACTTCTGGATCATCTGCTTGATAGTGACCCAATCCAAGTGCATGTCCAATCTCATGAGTTATTG encodes:
- a CDS encoding MgtC/SapB family protein, whose translation is MIQDFITETEIRILIGFGFSLLAGVIIGIERESRGKPAGISTHTLVICGSMVFTFLSSQVDPASTTRIAAYVVGGIGFLGAGMIIKGGKDIYNLTTAASIWFAASIGMAIGFEYYFLAIIGIVVCALTPRIPHFQKISRRNGKKSEGVNTEDDYTQPLDSD
- a CDS encoding cation:proton antiporter, translating into MQIEHLLLTLVLSLALARILGELFRRMKQPSLVGELLAGVILGPSLLAILSPDDSMTILANVAVFFLIFMAGLELNLSEIRKSTKPAFLLAIVGFTIPFVSGYYTSLFFGLGQIQSLFVGLLLSITAIPVSSMILMEFGILKSKIGTTVITAALINDIMAMIVFSLILIYPTGTQTSFDYYEVGLMGAKITIFFAVLAAVVFVMKKTNITSQRVEPFIEKLKTKEASVGILLSLGISIALFAHYFNLHFIIGAFFAGLIFGSKFWGEKIHHHNSKLISGITFGFFAPLFFVFIGLEFDLMSLTDSAPLFLALFSVAVASKIVGGFLAARITRFSNNESVAIGCLMNGRGMVEMAIASIGYSLGLIDTALFSVVIAIGFLTTIITPVIAKPFIYRTLSKHGQDSEIKHQISEPKKNFSSHNITYRKFHNLIDKMYFEKFLGHKTN
- a CDS encoding nuclear transport factor 2 family protein — translated: MSHIELIKKFYDAFKNKDTEKYPLFCNEKIEWITMDGMPNGGKYVGLEAIFGDYFPGMLKNFSEFHAVAEQFLDAVDNVIVIGRYQGISKKGNKFDVPFSHVYQIKDNKITQFRQFTDTKKIQDSLV
- a CDS encoding PEFG-CTERM sorting domain-containing protein; this translates as MSFSSAAFAASYDINMPTGSASPDAPFFWQNEKSGLATGDIDISVGDTVVWQNADTAKHTITSGTVEDGPDGIFGGSNFISPGQSYKFTFTQTGQFPYYCLIHPWMTGTVFVTDGTKIINQVGKTVGDGSTTFNVEYLSDRLLTVSAIDEDQKSITFEIIGNAKSDDGTLKIKLHSDLIDGPFVIFIDGKKITDFDDTNEDDISTVTVVLPNDAKLLTIIGTSVVPEFGVMSIVILAVATTIIMFASQKSGFKIKL
- a CDS encoding chromosome segregation protein SMC; translation: MESTGNIQQFTNSQIIEKIQYFIDTNKGDVGRLYHILEHFKQNKPLYQSDKNYLESKLNVSFEIIDEKKPTDNPVLSKIQLLINAETGDPGRLQHIYDMIYQNKPLYHSDQVYLENKLNVQNPPENNLVTKFEYSKNRHSAKKETVFETKPPAKPQVQKLRGSMPKDWSPPEKNSNELTGIYEKIKTEEELLAEKKKEHDQLQLQRSKLSQIILNRKDYEKQVLLEKTLLESQIKEEHLSIQNQTKLSEQILSQKAELEKVKSERNELMKKISVDKEKIAKDLEFQKKQLLQTKLEQEEIEKQIKDEQIQLAKMAEEQKSNLLKQSKIAREINEKQGYLEKTKKEYEEIVSQVNLEKSKLVECEKLKKLIATQEKDLIKAQKERLKINQIISKEKETIAKKTKEEQAKLKQQSVLAKQLASEKKKLEKIKQERKKVEEKIKKSKTRASSKKSKAKSANSEPKIAKAENMDSA
- a CDS encoding DUF6659 family protein, whose translation is MVAKKQNLLKIVESMINLDPKMRFAAIIDQKGNIREAIMKSGKTSLKTQKEEEHFCKQVAQRRKMRQEFNRTLGKVRYVHVEREKVTQMVTYTRRNIVYFTMEPEMPTNTKIRIITKIKKITAHL
- a CDS encoding DUF5615 family PIN-like protein, with protein sequence MSKPIKILIDEMDDGWDDKLRKLGYDAYSVKKLRSDGLKLRTDYSVINYAKENGMILITRDTESGQACEENDLPFILLDNEEIFKIVVEKLKNI
- a CDS encoding bifunctional nuclease domain-containing protein — its product is MEIDQAQEPDYESVKIDYVGFVDPYAVEGMLVLKGDDDKEFHMRAFSGEVARHISSFVDSSAESVPSVYKMIEEICEENELILVKVKIYESGEVLRANLYFTGKKDLVLRNYRASDAMALGALYNIPILVRKNLLKEHMEA